GTCCGCCGACCCCTGCAGGGCGCGCACCCCGCCGTAGCCGACCACTCGTCCGGCTTCGACATCGACGAGATAGACGTTGTGCAGGCTGGCGATCTCGGTGCCCATCGTCTGCTCGCTCCACGCGTCGGCGGGGAACCCTCGCCGCTCGAGGTCCATGATGGCGGCGAGGTCGTCGAGGGTCGCGGTGCGCAGCGTCATGAGCCGACCCGCTTCAGTGCACCCGGCTGCACGACATCAGGCGAGCGCAGATAGAGCGGCTCGGCGTCCGCCAGGGTGCGGCCGGTCGCGAGCGCGCGCGCGCCGACCCTGGCGAGCGCCGCCGCCGACAGCTCGGTCGCTTCGAGGGCCGGTTCGTCGATCTCGTCGCCACGCTTCTCGAGACGGGTCGGCCGGATCATGTTCGGGATGCCGTCGGCATCCAGCCCGTCGAAGACGCTCACCGCGATCTCGCGCCGACGGGCGTCGGTGACGACGGCGAACGGGCCTGCGGCATCCGCCTCGAGCGCGATGGCGAAGTGACTGGGGATCGGGATGAGCGGGATGCCCCGGCCGAGCGCGAACGCGCGCGCGGCGGCGATGCCGATGCGCAGCCCGGTGAAGGGGCCGGGCCCCATGCCCGCGACGACGTGCGTGATCCCGGGACGCGCCACCTGGGCGAGCAGATCGCCGATCACCTCGGCGTGACCGAGTGGATCGGGCGTGCTCGCCTCAGCGACGGTGCGGCCGTCGGCGTCGATGACGGCGACGGTCGTTCCGAGCGAGGTGTCGACGGCGAGGATCACCCTCTCAGAGTAGTCGGGTCGTCCGTCGCGGCTGCGATGCTCCCGCTGCGCTCCCAGCGGTCGCCGCCGAGCCCGACGGCGCGCTGTGCTCGTTCATCGGCGAGTGCGAGCAGCTTGTCGTAGTCGAACCTCGCCTCCAGGATCGTCGCCCAGCCCACGCTGGCCGAGATCCTGATGGCGCTCGAGTCATCGCGCTCGTCCATCGCCGACACCCGCCCGAGCAGATTGCGCAGATGATGCGTGACGGCCTCTTCGCTGCCGGGCACCAGCGCCAGCAGCCGCCCGTCGTCGATCGGAGCCACATCAGCGGACGGGGGAAGGGCAGCCACGACCCTGGCGGTGAACCGCTTGAGCATCCGGGCGAAGTCGGAGGGTGCGGTCGATTCGCGCACATCCACGATGCCGTCCAATCGCACGTCGAGCAGCGACCATGCCGCCTCCTGATGTTCGCGCACTCGCTCTATCCGCCCGCGGATCACCGCGGCGGGTGAGGCGGACGATCCCACCCGGTTCGGAGACTGCATGCGCGCCAGCAGCAGGATGGTGACCATCGCGGCGACGCTCGTGACCAGCGTGCCGATCACGTTGAAGTCACGCAGAACGGCGATCTGCGCGTCACCGTCGAGTTTCGGAGCGGTGAAGCTCCAGATCACGTTCAGCGCAGCGGTGAGAGCGAAGGCACCGGAGGCGAGCATGAGCGGCAGCAGGACATCGCGGGGCACGCCCTTCAGACGCAGCAGTTCGAAGGTGATCAGGGCGGCGAAGACTCCGGCACCGGCGAAGCAGATGCGGAAGAACACCGGGAAGACCTCGCTCTCGGCGGTCAGCGCGAGCGTGACCGGCACGAGGGCGACGAACATGACCGCAGCCTGCCACGTCGATCGGCGGCCGGCGTAAAGGCGCACACCTAGCCAGATCAGCGGCTCAGCGCACAGCATCAGACCGGAGGCCAGCGCACGCATCGCCGGCAGCTCCAGCTCGACGGCTGCGACCCACGCGTAGGTCCCGAGCAGACCGAGCCCGAAGGCGGCGGCCCATGCGATCGCGGCACGGTCGGGACGGTGAAGCACGACCAGACCGATGACAGTCGCGGCGCAGATCGTAACCACGGCCACGAGCGCCTGCGGCAGACCGGCCTGCAGTCCGGCGATCGCCTGAACGTTCTCGTTCATCGGTTCTCCTAAATCGCGATCTCGGTACGGGGTGCGCTGAGCGCGGGCGGGCCGCCGAGTCGCGCGCCTCGGGGGAACCGCATCTCGACGTGGGTACCCTCGCCTGGCCTGCTGGTGATGGTGACCTCGCCGTGATGCTCGTCCACGATCGCTCGCACGATCCCCATGCCGAGCCCCGTGCCGGGGATGCCGCTGTGCACGGCGTCAGCTGCGCGGAAGTACGGTTCGAACAGGCGCTCCAGGTCTTCCGGCGCGATGCCGGGACCGGTGTCCGAGACGGTCACCTGGGCACGCTCGTCGCGCGAGACACCGAGGCGGATGAAGACGCTTCCGCCACGCGGCGTGTACTTCACGGCGTTGCTGAGCACGTTGTCGATGGCCTGCCGAAGCCGGAAGGCGTCACCCGATGTCATCAATGTCTCGAGCCCGACCACCGAGAGGTTCAGCCCCTTGCCCACCGCCGTAGGCAGGAAGAGCTCGACGGCGGCATCGGCGAGCACTCGCAGATCGACCGGTTCGGGTTCGATGAACGCGGATCGACCGGTGTCGAGGGCCATCTTGGCCAAGTGCTGCATACGCTCACCCGCGTGGGCCATCACCTCGAGCTGGTCGTGCACGCGCGCTGGGAGATCGTCCCGGTCGAGGAGCAGGTCGACGTGGCCGATGAGTGCGGTGAGGGGATTGCGGAGCTCGTGCGAGACGATCGCGACCATCCTCCGCCTCTCTTCGCTCGCCTCGAGCTGATCCGTGATGTCGTCGAGCACGAGCAGCGTGCTCTCGGCACCGTCTCCGAGACGGGCGGTGGGGTGCGTGGTCGCGTTCAGGGCGCGCCACCGGCCGGACGTGTCGTAGAGCCATACCCGCTCGCCGTGCAGCTGCTCGCCTCGCGCGGCGCGGGCGAGCACGGTGCGTCCGCGCCGCAGTGGTTCGCCTCGATGATCGTCGTACTCGACCGCCTGCGCGGGAAGCTGCGCGCCGTACCGGTCCCTGCCGTAGAGGGCCCTGTACGCCTCGTTCATCTTCAGGATGTCGCCCTCGCTCGAGACGACCACGAGCGCGGTGTCGAGCGCATCGATGATGTCTGTCACGCGACGCTGATGACCGGCGGCGCGCTCTGCGGCGCGATTGATCTGGTCGGACTGGCGTCGCAGCAGACGCCGGATGGCTCGGCTCCGCTTCGCTCCGACGCGAATGCTCGTCCCGAGAAAGCTCAGGGCGAGCACCGTGATCATGACTCGCACGGCCGTGTCCGAGGGTGTGCCCTGCTGGGCCGCGACGATGATCAGGCTGACGCAGACGAAGGCCACCGCACCGGCGATGGCGCCTGCGGAATAGTAGGTGGCGAGCCATGCGATCGGGATCACCCAGAGGAAGCCCACGCGCAAGTCCTGCACGGAGGAGGCGAATCCGATGGCGAGGATGTCGACGAAGGGAACGACCATCGCCGCGCGTTTCGGCATACGAGACCACGGCACGAGAAGAACGCCGATGGCTGCGAGCACCGTCAGACCCACTCCGATGAGAAACAGCGGATGGACGAAAGCCGATGGCTTCAGCAGAGCGACGAGAAGAGCGACGCTCACCATGCAGCTCGTGCAGACCAGCTGCCAGCGCAGGATCGACAGACTGCGTCGCATGTGTGGTGTCTCCCCTTGATCAGTCTGTCGATACGTTACCCGTGTCAACGACCGGAAGACGCATCGGGTGCCGCCGCCCGGCGCTCGTCTCCCGCGAGCCGGTATCCGGTTTCGGCGCTGCCCTCGATGTACCGCGATCCGTCTGGTGCGTCTCCGAGTTTTCGTCTCAACTCACCGATGCACCGATCGACGTGACCCTTTTCGGCGTCGCTCACTTCGTACCACTGTTCACGGGGGTCGCCCCGCAGTACGAGGGCGAGATCCGACCTGTTGCGCACGCGCCGCCTCGACTGCAGCAGAGTGGCCAGCAGAGCGAATTCCGGCCCCGTGAGCTCGACCTCCCGCTGCTCGACGAGCACTTCGCGACTGTCGAGGTTCAGTGCGAGTCCGTCGTGCCGCAGCCACCGTTCTCCGCTCGTCGAGGTCGTTCCGCCGAGAACCGCCGATGGGTCGCGAACCGGCTCACGCGAGTCGCGATGAAGCTCCGCTGTCGCAGCCGCGCCAGCCGGTGCGGCGCGTGTTCCAGACGGTCGCAGCGCCGACCTGCGCACCAGCGCAGCGAAGCGGGCGTTCAGCTCACCCGATCCGATCGGCAGCGTGATGTAGTCGTCCGCGCCGGCATCGAAGCCGCGCAGCACGTCGGCTGGATCGATCAGGATCGAGAGGATGACGAGGGGCGCGGTGCTCACTGCTCGGATGCGACGGGTCATCTCGAGTACGTCATCGCTCGGTTCGTCTCCGACGACCACGATCAGATCGGGGGTGCTCTGACGGATGAGGGCGACCGACCCCTCGGTCGGCGGCAGCTGGACGGGCGTGAATCCCAGATCCCGACTGGCCTGAACGAGAAGTCGAGCGAGCTCTGGGGCGCCGCCGACGATCGTTGTATTCGACTCTGAATCAGTCACAGCAGCCAGCTCCCAGCGTCGAGCGGCTCCCGCCGCTGCACGAACCCCCCGGCGTCACCGACGCGATCCGTCGCCCGCACAGGGGCGACCGAATGGTCGTGGCGTCGAGCTGGACTCGGGTTCTGATCCGCTCGCGTCGGCAGTGATGACACTACAGGCTCAGGAGGCACGGAAACCACCGGCGACTGCTGCGATGGCCACTTTCGCGCCGGGTACGGGGCTCGCAGCCCCCGTCGTCACTCCTGCCACCGTCGCACGTGGCGACGGGCCCGCTCAGCTGAGTCGGGCGCGCAGCGGGTAGTCCTGCCCCTCGAGGATGACCTGGGCAGTCGCGCCCGTCTGCTTGTTGGCGACGATGGGCGCGAGCAGGTTCACATGCACTCCCTCGTCGGTGTGGCTCGCGACGACGAGCAGCAGCGCGTCGTCGGGCGCCGTCAGACCGAGGGAATCGACGTGCTCGTCGGTCAGGATCGGCGAGTAGTCCGCAACGACGGTCTGCGGATCGACGACGTAGAGTCGCAGACCATCGTCGGCGATCGCGCCGAGCGAGAAGAGTCCGTCTGCACCGCCGATCGGCTCGAGTCGGAACTTCGTGTGCGGGGCGAGGCCCAGCGGCGGGGTGACGAAATCGAGCAGCGCGGTCATCGCAGGAATTCCAGAAGTGAGGGCTGCAGCACACGGCCGGTGACCGCGAGCGCGGAACGGTAGACGAGCTCCTGCGCCTGCAACTGCACGAGCACCTCGACCGAGTCGACGTCTTCGACCGCCGCTCGTCGTGCCTCGAGTGAGACCGCGTTCTGCACTGTCGCCTCCTTGGCTCGCTCCATCTGCGCCTGCCGGGCTCCGACCGACCCCTGCACACTCAGCATGGCATCGCGTCGCTGATCGATCTCGTTCAGTCGGGGGCCGACGTTCACTCCGCTGCGCAGGTCGGTGACGATCCGACCGATCAGGTTGAACACCGAGTCGTCCCCGCTGCCGAAGACGGCGGCCCCGTCTGTGTCGACGCGAATGGACGCCTCATCCGACACGCGGCGCACGACCTCCGCGTCGGGGAGTCCGCTGAAGTCGCCGTACGAGTCGAAGGCAGCCCGGTCGGAGGTGCCGGCGAAGACCGAGCGCCCCAGCAGCGTGGTGTTCGCCTGCGCGAGCAGCTCATCACGGATGCCCTCGAGCTCGACGGCGATGGCCTCTTTCGCCGTGGCGTCCATCGCGCCGTCGTTCGCCCCCTGCACGGTGAGGTTGCGGGCGCGGGCGAGCAGCGCGGTGCTCGCGCTGATCGCCGAATCGGCGGTGGCGAGCCACGCGATGCCGTCGTCGATGTTGCGAGCGTGCTGATCGGTGCGACGCTGCTCGGCGTGCAGCCGCAGCGTGGTGGCCGCAGCGTTCGGGTCGTCGGAGGGGGCGAGGAAGGCCCGCTGCGAGTTCGCCTGCTCCTGCAGTCGCGACAGCTCCGAGAGGTTCGCCTGCAGCTGGCGCATGGCCGTCTGGGTCATGGATGACGCGGTCACGCGAGAGATCATGGTCGTCCTCCTCCTAGCGGCCCACGAGTCCGGTGCGGTTGATGAGCACGTCGAGCGACTCGTCGACGGCCGTCAGCACGCGGGCAGCCGCCTGGTAGGCGGTCTGGTAGGTGAGCAGGCTGATGGTCTCCTCGTCACCGTCGACGCCGGCGACCGAGCGCTGTGCGCCGATCGCGGCCACCGAGGCGACGTCAGAGAGCTTCGCCCGCTGGATGTCTCCTGCGGTGGCGACCGCGAACCCGGCCACGGCCTTGCCCCAGATCGAGTCTGGCCCGCCGGG
The window above is part of the Microbacterium sp. nov. GSS16 genome. Proteins encoded here:
- a CDS encoding flagellar assembly protein FliW; its protein translation is MTALLDFVTPPLGLAPHTKFRLEPIGGADGLFSLGAIADDGLRLYVVDPQTVVADYSPILTDEHVDSLGLTAPDDALLLVVASHTDEGVHVNLLAPIVANKQTGATAQVILEGQDYPLRARLS
- a CDS encoding sensor histidine kinase, with translation MRRSLSILRWQLVCTSCMVSVALLVALLKPSAFVHPLFLIGVGLTVLAAIGVLLVPWSRMPKRAAMVVPFVDILAIGFASSVQDLRVGFLWVIPIAWLATYYSAGAIAGAVAFVCVSLIIVAAQQGTPSDTAVRVMITVLALSFLGTSIRVGAKRSRAIRRLLRRQSDQINRAAERAAGHQRRVTDIIDALDTALVVVSSEGDILKMNEAYRALYGRDRYGAQLPAQAVEYDDHRGEPLRRGRTVLARAARGEQLHGERVWLYDTSGRWRALNATTHPTARLGDGAESTLLVLDDITDQLEASEERRRMVAIVSHELRNPLTALIGHVDLLLDRDDLPARVHDQLEVMAHAGERMQHLAKMALDTGRSAFIEPEPVDLRVLADAAVELFLPTAVGKGLNLSVVGLETLMTSGDAFRLRQAIDNVLSNAVKYTPRGGSVFIRLGVSRDERAQVTVSDTGPGIAPEDLERLFEPYFRAADAVHSGIPGTGLGMGIVRAIVDEHHGEVTITSRPGEGTHVEMRFPRGARLGGPPALSAPRTEIAI
- a CDS encoding response regulator transcription factor; amino-acid sequence: MTDSESNTTIVGGAPELARLLVQASRDLGFTPVQLPPTEGSVALIRQSTPDLIVVVGDEPSDDVLEMTRRIRAVSTAPLVILSILIDPADVLRGFDAGADDYITLPIGSGELNARFAALVRRSALRPSGTRAAPAGAAATAELHRDSREPVRDPSAVLGGTTSTSGERWLRHDGLALNLDSREVLVEQREVELTGPEFALLATLLQSRRRVRNRSDLALVLRGDPREQWYEVSDAEKGHVDRCIGELRRKLGDAPDGSRYIEGSAETGYRLAGDERRAAAPDASSGR
- a CDS encoding flagellin N-terminal helical domain-containing protein; amino-acid sequence: MISRVTASSMTQTAMRQLQANLSELSRLQEQANSQRAFLAPSDDPNAAATTLRLHAEQRRTDQHARNIDDGIAWLATADSAISASTALLARARNLTVQGANDGAMDATAKEAIAVELEGIRDELLAQANTTLLGRSVFAGTSDRAAFDSYGDFSGLPDAEVVRRVSDEASIRVDTDGAAVFGSGDDSVFNLIGRIVTDLRSGVNVGPRLNEIDQRRDAMLSVQGSVGARQAQMERAKEATVQNAVSLEARRAAVEDVDSVEVLVQLQAQELVYRSALAVTGRVLQPSLLEFLR
- the tsaB gene encoding tRNA (adenosine(37)-N6)-threonylcarbamoyltransferase complex dimerization subunit type 1 TsaB gives rise to the protein MILAVDTSLGTTVAVIDADGRTVAEASTPDPLGHAEVIGDLLAQVARPGITHVVAGMGPGPFTGLRIGIAAARAFALGRGIPLIPIPSHFAIALEADAAGPFAVVTDARRREIAVSVFDGLDADGIPNMIRPTRLEKRGDEIDEPALEATELSAAALARVGARALATGRTLADAEPLYLRSPDVVQPGALKRVGS